A genomic segment from Streptosporangium roseum DSM 43021 encodes:
- a CDS encoding helix-turn-helix transcriptional regulator, whose translation MEGLGAFLKSRRGRVTPAEIGLRTFGTARRVPGLRREELAQLAGVSAGYYTRLEQGQADTASKQVLDALARVLQLDRIETVHLHNLARQPANPGLSEPPREEPHPRVLTLLESLGDTTPALVLGRRGDVLAWNRTGHALVAEHIAFDAPQDPTRRPSIPRMFFLDPLTRDLYRNWDELARVHVAYLRLTAGRFPTDARLAELIGELTMRSDEFAMMWTVGEVADCTVGTMRLQHPTVGAVSVAYQVWLQPDSPDHRLEIYTPDDPGSADAMRILTHQSRRDTEPDSIRQHR comes from the coding sequence ATGGAAGGTCTTGGAGCGTTTCTGAAGAGTCGTCGTGGTCGGGTCACACCGGCTGAGATCGGGCTGCGCACTTTCGGGACCGCTCGCCGGGTTCCCGGCCTGCGACGTGAAGAGCTCGCCCAGCTCGCGGGAGTGAGCGCCGGGTACTACACGCGTCTGGAGCAGGGGCAGGCGGACACCGCCTCCAAGCAGGTGCTCGACGCCCTCGCGCGGGTGCTGCAGCTCGACCGGATCGAGACCGTTCACCTCCACAATCTCGCTCGGCAACCCGCGAATCCCGGTCTCTCCGAACCGCCTCGGGAGGAGCCCCACCCGCGAGTCCTCACACTCCTGGAATCCCTGGGAGACACGACGCCGGCGCTCGTGCTCGGCCGCCGTGGCGACGTGCTCGCGTGGAACCGCACCGGTCACGCGCTCGTCGCCGAGCACATCGCATTCGACGCGCCACAGGATCCGACGCGCCGCCCGTCCATCCCGCGGATGTTCTTCCTCGATCCACTCACCCGCGACCTGTACCGCAACTGGGACGAGCTCGCCCGCGTCCACGTCGCCTACCTCCGGCTCACCGCGGGTCGATTCCCCACGGACGCACGGCTGGCGGAATTGATCGGAGAGCTCACGATGCGCAGCGACGAGTTCGCGATGATGTGGACGGTCGGGGAGGTCGCTGACTGCACCGTCGGGACCATGCGCCTGCAGCACCCCACCGTCGGTGCCGTGAGCGTCGCCTACCAGGTCTGGCTCCAGCCCGACAGCCCCGACCACCGGCTGGAGATCTACACCCCGGACGACCCCGGCTCCGCCGACGCCATGCGAATCCTGACGCATCAGAGCCGCCGGGACACCGAGCCGGACTCCATCCGGCAGCATCGCTGA
- a CDS encoding MFS transporter encodes MRFGDLVRRLAMDTRPLGIPAYRRLWAGQGVSFIGFQLTSVAVSAQIYDITGSSFWVGMLGPANLIPLVVFGLWGGAVADAVDRRRLLLVGAVIAWTATLALLVQAALGATHVGLLLATVAVHATGFAITGPTRGAIIPRLVPAELVPAANTLNFLAGGVGTVVGPLVGGIVLTQGGFAGAYLIDALLFGAGFYAAVRLPRLKPIGEVTRPGLRSVVDGLSYVAGHPVVMMSFVVDIIAMAFALPRALFPEIVAERFGGSLIAFGWLSASMAIGSVLGGLMSGWVGRVRRQGLALTFVIAAWGLSVAAAGLVGQLWLMVALLAFGGAADLVSSVWRQTILQTHAPDDMRGRMQGVFMVVVAGGPRLGDLRAGATASWFGATGAWIGGGIACAVVVLAVGLAVPAFRNYRPAVRGL; translated from the coding sequence GTGAGGTTCGGGGATCTCGTTCGGCGGCTGGCGATGGACACCCGTCCTCTGGGGATCCCCGCGTACCGGCGGCTCTGGGCCGGGCAGGGCGTGTCGTTCATCGGCTTCCAGCTCACCTCGGTGGCGGTCAGCGCCCAGATCTACGACATCACCGGATCGTCCTTCTGGGTCGGCATGCTCGGCCCCGCCAATCTGATCCCCCTGGTGGTCTTCGGGCTCTGGGGCGGGGCGGTCGCCGACGCGGTGGACCGGCGTCGGCTGCTCCTGGTCGGCGCCGTGATCGCCTGGACGGCCACGCTCGCGCTGCTGGTCCAGGCGGCGCTCGGGGCGACGCACGTCGGCCTGCTGCTGGCGACCGTGGCCGTGCACGCCACCGGGTTCGCCATCACCGGGCCGACCCGCGGCGCGATCATCCCCCGGCTGGTGCCGGCCGAGCTCGTCCCGGCGGCCAACACGCTCAACTTCCTGGCGGGCGGCGTCGGCACCGTCGTCGGCCCGCTGGTCGGCGGGATCGTGCTCACCCAGGGCGGCTTCGCCGGCGCCTACCTGATCGACGCGCTGCTGTTCGGCGCGGGCTTCTACGCCGCGGTACGGCTGCCGCGGCTCAAGCCGATCGGCGAGGTGACCCGCCCCGGCCTGCGGTCGGTCGTGGACGGCCTGAGCTACGTCGCCGGGCACCCGGTCGTGATGATGTCGTTCGTCGTCGACATCATCGCCATGGCGTTCGCGCTGCCCAGGGCGCTGTTCCCGGAGATCGTGGCCGAGCGGTTCGGCGGGTCGCTGATCGCCTTCGGCTGGCTGTCGGCGAGCATGGCCATCGGCTCGGTGCTCGGCGGCCTGATGTCGGGCTGGGTGGGCCGGGTGCGGCGCCAGGGCCTGGCGCTCACGTTCGTGATCGCGGCCTGGGGGCTCAGCGTCGCCGCCGCCGGGCTCGTGGGGCAGCTCTGGCTGATGGTCGCGCTGCTGGCCTTCGGCGGGGCCGCGGACCTGGTCTCCTCGGTGTGGCGGCAGACGATCCTGCAGACCCACGCGCCCGACGACATGCGCGGGCGGATGCAGGGGGTGTTCATGGTGGTGGTCGCCGGCGGCCCCCGGCTGGGGGACCTGCGGGCCGGGGCCACGGCGAGCTGGTTCGGGGCCACCGGGGCGTGGATCGGCGGCGGCATCGCCTGCGCGGTCGTGGTGCTCGCCGTGGGGCTCGCCGTACCGGCGTTCAGAAATTACCGCCCCGCCGTACGGGGTCTTTGA
- the pdxH gene encoding pyridoxamine 5'-phosphate oxidase — translation MEATSRPPSLAGLRRTYQGLPLLEADLAPDPVSQFAVWFGEAVDAGLPEPNAMVVATSSAGGRPTARTVLLKDYDEDGFVFYTNYESRKGRDLTENPRAGLLFPWHAIRRQVRVEGAVVRLPREESDAYFRSRPYGSRIGAWASRQSAVVHSREELDARYAELAERWPEDPPVPDFWGGFRVVPAEVEFWQGQLDRMHDRLRYRRSGASWVVERLAP, via the coding sequence GTGGAAGCCACCTCGCGCCCGCCGTCGCTGGCGGGGCTCCGCCGTACCTATCAGGGCCTGCCGTTGCTGGAGGCCGACCTCGCACCCGATCCCGTGTCGCAGTTCGCCGTCTGGTTCGGCGAGGCCGTGGACGCGGGACTTCCCGAACCGAACGCGATGGTGGTCGCCACCTCCTCCGCGGGCGGGCGGCCGACGGCCAGGACCGTGCTGCTCAAGGACTACGACGAGGACGGGTTCGTCTTCTACACCAACTACGAGTCGCGCAAGGGCCGCGACCTCACCGAGAACCCCAGGGCCGGCCTGCTGTTCCCCTGGCACGCCATCCGCCGCCAGGTGCGGGTGGAGGGCGCGGTGGTACGGCTGCCGCGCGAGGAGTCGGACGCCTACTTCAGGTCCCGTCCGTACGGCTCGCGGATCGGGGCCTGGGCGTCCCGGCAGTCGGCCGTCGTGCACTCCAGGGAGGAGCTGGACGCCCGCTACGCGGAGCTGGCCGAGCGCTGGCCGGAGGATCCTCCGGTGCCCGACTTCTGGGGCGGCTTCCGGGTCGTGCCCGCGGAGGTGGAGTTCTGGCAGGGGCAGCTCGACCGCATGCATGACCGCCTCCGATACCGCCGTTCGGGTGCCTCCTGGGTCGTGGAGCGACTGGCCCCCTGA
- a CDS encoding metal-dependent transcriptional regulator → MTAHGLIDTTEMYLRTIFELEEEGITPLRARIAERLQQSGPTVSQTVARMERDGLVRVEGDRHLTMTDLGRTLATRVMRKHRLAECLLTQVIGLPWEEVHIEACRWEHVMSESVEARLVSLLNNPTEDPHGNPIPGLEELGVEGVQGGGWESLPSMAAIAGPRDIPVVVRRISEQVQSDPAVMLKLKQVGIQPGREVTLAASDDGVRVTGDDEAENTLADLPRDVAAHVFVSTR, encoded by the coding sequence TTGACCGCACACGGCCTGATCGACACCACGGAGATGTACCTCCGCACGATCTTCGAGTTGGAAGAGGAGGGGATCACCCCTCTGCGTGCGCGAATCGCCGAGCGGCTGCAGCAGAGTGGTCCGACCGTCAGCCAGACGGTGGCCCGCATGGAGCGCGACGGCCTGGTCCGGGTGGAGGGCGACCGGCACCTGACCATGACCGACCTGGGCCGCACGCTCGCGACGCGGGTCATGCGCAAGCACCGCCTCGCCGAATGCCTGCTCACTCAGGTCATCGGCCTGCCCTGGGAGGAGGTGCACATCGAGGCGTGCCGCTGGGAGCACGTCATGTCCGAGTCCGTCGAGGCTCGGCTGGTCAGCCTGCTCAACAACCCCACCGAGGATCCCCACGGCAACCCCATCCCCGGTCTCGAGGAGCTCGGCGTCGAGGGCGTCCAGGGCGGGGGGTGGGAGTCGCTGCCGTCGATGGCCGCGATAGCCGGACCCAGAGATATACCCGTGGTCGTGCGGCGAATTAGCGAACAAGTGCAAAGCGATCCGGCTGTGATGCTTAAACTCAAGCAAGTTGGGATACAACCCGGACGCGAGGTAACGCTCGCGGCGAGCGACGACGGTGTGCGGGTGACAGGTGACGACGAAGCGGAGAACACTCTTGCGGACCTCCCGCGAGACGTCGCCGCGCACGTCTTCGTCTCCACTCGCTGA
- a CDS encoding citrate synthase 2: MSDFKPGLEGVVAFETEIAEPDKEGGALRYRGVDIEELVGRVSFGHVWGLLVDNKFQPGLPPAEPYPIPVHSGDIRVDVQSALAILAPAYGFKPLLDIDDAQAREDLARASVTALSFVAQSSRGLGRPMVPQSEIDKGESIVERFMIRWQGDPDPKHVKAIDAYWTSAAEHGMNASTFTARVIASTGADVAAALSGAVGAMSGPLHGGAPARVLHMIEGVEQVGDAKKYVQSELDKGQRLMGFGHRVYRAEDPRARVLRRTAKELDAPRYEVAAALEKAALEELHARKPDRVLATNVEYWAAVILDFAQVPSSMFTSMFTCARTAGWAAHILEQKRTGRLVRPSADYVGPAQRSVNDVPGAAEVLGSA; this comes from the coding sequence ATGTCCGACTTCAAACCCGGGCTCGAAGGCGTAGTAGCTTTCGAGACGGAGATCGCGGAACCGGACAAAGAAGGGGGCGCTCTTCGGTATCGGGGCGTCGACATCGAAGAGCTGGTCGGCCGCGTCTCCTTCGGACACGTGTGGGGCCTGCTCGTCGACAACAAGTTCCAGCCGGGTCTCCCCCCGGCAGAGCCGTACCCCATTCCTGTCCATTCCGGTGACATCCGCGTCGACGTGCAGAGCGCACTGGCCATCCTGGCCCCCGCGTACGGCTTCAAGCCGCTGCTCGACATCGACGACGCGCAGGCACGCGAGGACCTGGCGCGCGCCAGCGTGACCGCCCTCAGCTTCGTCGCCCAGTCCTCTCGCGGCCTCGGCAGGCCGATGGTCCCCCAGAGCGAGATCGACAAGGGCGAGAGCATCGTCGAGCGGTTCATGATCCGCTGGCAGGGCGATCCCGATCCCAAGCACGTCAAGGCCATCGACGCCTACTGGACGTCCGCGGCCGAGCACGGCATGAACGCCTCCACCTTCACCGCCCGCGTCATCGCCTCCACCGGCGCCGACGTGGCCGCGGCGCTGAGCGGCGCGGTCGGCGCCATGTCCGGACCGCTGCACGGTGGCGCCCCCGCCCGCGTGCTGCACATGATCGAAGGCGTCGAGCAGGTCGGCGACGCCAAGAAGTACGTCCAGAGCGAGCTGGACAAGGGCCAGCGCCTCATGGGCTTCGGCCACCGCGTCTACCGTGCCGAGGACCCCCGCGCCCGCGTGCTCCGCCGCACCGCCAAGGAGCTCGACGCGCCGCGTTACGAGGTCGCTGCCGCCCTGGAGAAGGCCGCCCTGGAAGAGCTGCACGCCCGCAAGCCCGACCGGGTGCTCGCCACCAACGTCGAGTACTGGGCGGCGGTGATCCTGGATTTCGCCCAGGTTCCCTCCTCCATGTTCACCTCCATGTTCACCTGCGCCCGCACCGCGGGCTGGGCCGCCCACATCCTGGAGCAGAAGCGCACGGGCAGGCTCGTCCGCCCCAGCGCCGACTACGTGGGTCCGGCACAGCGCTCGGTCAACGACGTCCCCGGCGCCGCCGAGGTCCTCGGCTCCGCCTGA
- a CDS encoding MFS transporter: MSRQHAHNSPGLRAWLGLLVILGPVLLVSMDGSILFLAMSRVSQALTPTADQALWILDIYGFAVGSLLIAFGNIGDRYGRLKLLMIGTAAFGIGSAGAAFAPTPELLIVARALMGVAGATLLPSALAVLSELFTDPRRRAQAIGIFAAAFAAGFAIGPVAGGILLERFWWGSVFLVNLPVIALFLFFAPVLLREVRATRPGHVDALSVVTSAAGLLLTIYGLKHSAAEGLSTVPVLVGIAGLVLLAWFVRRQRSLRHPLIEFSLFRDRVFTVAIITGLLPLAAWSAAAYLAGIYLQSVLDLPVLRAALLALPGAVVLTITCVVTPFVVDRIGKRTALVICHFSIAAGLLLLLPTTITGGIGWYVASTIIAGVGYGICFSVVADTAVGAVPAERAGSAGAIAETGNEIGNALGIALLGSLAALVFRLQGPDLAPTLDETLQLPDLAPAVAAEARTAFVTGLHVAAAVAAVLHTALGVLALRWLPGSVTTQAGSDIRSGDTTDRAEV; the protein is encoded by the coding sequence ATGTCTCGACAGCACGCGCACAACTCACCGGGCCTGCGGGCCTGGCTCGGCCTTCTGGTGATCCTCGGGCCCGTACTACTGGTCTCCATGGACGGGTCGATCCTGTTCCTGGCGATGTCCCGGGTCAGCCAGGCCCTCACGCCGACCGCCGACCAGGCCCTGTGGATTTTGGACATCTACGGCTTCGCCGTCGGCTCCCTGCTGATCGCGTTCGGCAACATCGGCGACCGGTACGGCCGGCTGAAGTTGCTCATGATCGGCACGGCGGCCTTCGGCATCGGCTCCGCGGGAGCGGCGTTCGCGCCGACCCCCGAGCTTCTGATCGTCGCCCGCGCGCTGATGGGAGTGGCGGGTGCGACTCTCCTGCCATCGGCCCTGGCCGTGTTGAGCGAGCTGTTCACCGACCCGCGGCGACGGGCGCAGGCCATCGGCATCTTCGCCGCGGCGTTCGCGGCCGGGTTCGCCATCGGCCCGGTCGCCGGCGGCATCCTGCTGGAACGGTTCTGGTGGGGCTCGGTCTTCCTGGTCAACCTTCCCGTCATCGCCCTGTTCCTGTTCTTCGCGCCGGTCCTGCTCCGTGAGGTCCGTGCGACCCGCCCGGGTCACGTCGACGCGCTCAGTGTCGTGACCTCCGCGGCCGGCCTCCTGCTCACGATCTACGGCCTCAAGCACTCCGCCGCCGAGGGGCTGTCGACCGTCCCGGTTCTCGTGGGGATCGCAGGGCTGGTCCTGCTGGCGTGGTTCGTCCGCAGGCAGCGGAGCCTCCGACATCCGTTGATCGAGTTCTCGCTCTTCCGCGACCGTGTCTTCACGGTGGCGATCATCACCGGTCTGCTGCCGTTGGCGGCGTGGTCGGCGGCCGCGTACCTGGCAGGCATCTACCTCCAATCCGTCCTTGACCTGCCTGTCCTGCGGGCGGCTCTCCTAGCGCTTCCCGGCGCTGTGGTTCTCACCATCACCTGCGTCGTCACGCCTTTCGTGGTCGACCGCATCGGAAAGCGGACCGCCCTCGTCATCTGCCACTTCTCCATCGCGGCGGGTCTGCTGTTGCTGCTCCCCACGACGATCACGGGCGGGATCGGCTGGTACGTCGCTTCCACGATCATCGCGGGCGTCGGCTACGGCATCTGCTTCAGCGTCGTCGCCGACACCGCCGTCGGCGCGGTCCCCGCGGAACGGGCAGGCTCGGCGGGTGCGATCGCGGAGACCGGCAACGAGATCGGCAACGCCCTCGGCATCGCGCTCCTCGGCTCACTCGCCGCCCTGGTCTTCCGGCTCCAGGGACCCGACCTGGCACCCACCCTGGACGAGACCCTCCAGCTTCCGGACCTCGCGCCCGCGGTGGCCGCGGAGGCGAGGACGGCCTTCGTCACCGGCCTGCACGTGGCCGCCGCAGTGGCCGCCGTCCTCCACACGGCACTCGGCGTCCTCGCCCTTCGCTGGCTCCCCGGATCAGTGACAACACAGGCCGGCTCTGATATCCGATCCGGGGACACGACAGATCGAGCAGAAGTATGA
- a CDS encoding ATP-binding SpoIIE family protein phosphatase — protein MKRWGDVTQDTADHLSAGSVLDHAEMAVVVTDRFSNLLYWNPFAEKLFGRPGVPGSRDQALSLGIMEKDHPLAIELAKHVLKGGVWEGTFDVRRGDGTIIYVRAQAVPLRHPSGSVTGIVITAREAMRSNEREKDRFGLLERIGERLAGSLYVEETLKRVADMLVPQFADHCFIELMEGQRLTRRVSTHVQGWSPPPNTWAPLGAEIRYPVGHYAEIALRRQETILVEDFSQTNYPSPGEANTRLAAEIGMTSAIVAPLCVRGEVLGLMYLGLSNLTDRRSPHYDAFDRDFVGAIATRVALAVDNALLFEEERHTAESFQKYLLPPAPLPELDGLEIAVRYYPAAPLASHGQGIQTQVGGDWYDVIPLSAGRVGIVIGDVEGRGAKAAAVMGQLRAALRAFAQDDKPPAEILARLDEWTRIIATPEQDDSGEDISVPPIVTCQYLVYDAWSRQLSFANAGHAPPLLLNDGTCAELDIKEVGQPLGVRAKGVHADLVYKEETRTLPPGAALLLYTDGLVDRRPVRDADGRPPSDEETLALLAGKLIEVSDSSVERIADAATVAVPGEIDDDMAILVVRSAPDDLEVEERTFPAQPIMVGEARRMAAEAFTGWNVPEERAELACLLVSEVVTNVVLHAASASVPRRELVLDSAPMPFDETWDDLPGLENEVVNEKEFTLRLRRGGEAVWVEVFDQDLRLPRIRSAGENDEGGRGLYLVDQLAKRWGSRPTKEGKAVWFEIPTKSR, from the coding sequence ATGAAGCGGTGGGGGGACGTGACACAGGACACCGCCGACCACCTTTCGGCAGGTTCCGTTCTTGACCATGCCGAGATGGCGGTGGTCGTCACCGACAGGTTCAGCAACCTTCTCTACTGGAACCCTTTCGCGGAGAAGCTGTTCGGCCGCCCCGGAGTCCCCGGGTCGCGGGACCAGGCGCTCTCGCTGGGCATCATGGAGAAGGACCACCCACTCGCCATCGAGCTCGCCAAACACGTGCTCAAGGGTGGCGTCTGGGAGGGCACGTTCGACGTCAGGCGCGGTGACGGGACGATCATCTACGTCCGCGCCCAGGCCGTGCCGCTGCGGCATCCGTCGGGATCGGTGACGGGCATCGTCATCACCGCCCGCGAGGCGATGCGCAGCAACGAGCGGGAGAAGGACCGCTTCGGCCTGCTGGAGCGGATCGGCGAGCGGCTCGCCGGCTCGCTCTACGTCGAGGAGACGCTCAAGCGCGTCGCCGACATGCTCGTCCCGCAGTTCGCCGACCACTGCTTCATCGAGCTGATGGAGGGCCAGCGGCTGACCCGGAGGGTCTCCACCCACGTCCAGGGCTGGAGCCCGCCGCCCAACACCTGGGCGCCGCTCGGCGCGGAGATCCGCTACCCGGTGGGGCACTACGCCGAGATCGCGCTGCGCCGCCAGGAGACGATCCTGGTCGAGGACTTCTCCCAGACCAACTATCCCAGCCCCGGCGAGGCCAACACCCGCCTGGCGGCCGAGATCGGGATGACCTCGGCCATCGTGGCGCCGCTGTGCGTGCGGGGCGAGGTCCTCGGGCTGATGTACCTGGGCCTGTCGAACCTCACCGACCGGCGCAGCCCGCACTACGACGCCTTCGACCGCGACTTCGTGGGGGCCATCGCCACCCGGGTCGCCCTGGCCGTGGACAACGCGCTGCTGTTCGAGGAGGAGCGGCACACCGCCGAGTCCTTCCAGAAATACCTGCTGCCCCCCGCGCCGCTGCCCGAGCTCGACGGGCTGGAGATCGCGGTCCGCTACTACCCGGCGGCGCCGCTCGCCTCGCACGGGCAGGGCATCCAGACCCAGGTCGGCGGCGACTGGTACGACGTCATCCCGCTGTCGGCGGGCCGGGTCGGCATCGTCATCGGCGACGTCGAGGGCCGGGGGGCCAAGGCCGCCGCCGTCATGGGGCAGCTCCGCGCCGCGCTGCGCGCCTTCGCCCAGGACGACAAGCCGCCCGCGGAGATCCTCGCCCGGCTCGACGAGTGGACGCGCATCATCGCCACCCCCGAGCAGGACGACAGCGGCGAGGACATCAGCGTCCCGCCCATCGTCACCTGCCAGTACCTCGTCTACGACGCCTGGTCGCGGCAGCTGTCGTTCGCCAACGCCGGTCACGCGCCGCCGCTGCTGCTCAACGACGGCACCTGCGCGGAGCTCGACATCAAGGAGGTCGGCCAGCCGCTCGGCGTCCGCGCCAAGGGCGTCCACGCCGACCTGGTCTACAAGGAGGAGACGCGGACGCTGCCCCCCGGGGCCGCGCTGCTGCTCTACACCGACGGCCTCGTGGACCGCCGCCCCGTGCGCGACGCCGACGGCAGGCCGCCCAGCGACGAGGAGACCCTCGCGCTGCTCGCGGGCAAGCTCATCGAGGTCTCCGACTCCTCGGTGGAACGGATCGCGGACGCCGCGACGGTCGCCGTGCCCGGCGAGATCGACGACGACATGGCCATCCTGGTGGTCAGGTCCGCCCCCGACGACCTTGAGGTCGAGGAGCGCACCTTCCCGGCCCAGCCGATCATGGTCGGTGAGGCCCGCCGGATGGCGGCGGAGGCGTTCACGGGCTGGAACGTCCCCGAGGAGCGCGCCGAGCTCGCCTGCCTGCTGGTCTCCGAGGTGGTGACGAACGTGGTGCTGCACGCCGCCAGCGCCAGCGTCCCGCGCCGCGAGCTGGTGCTGGACAGCGCCCCGATGCCGTTCGACGAGACCTGGGACGACCTCCCGGGCCTGGAGAACGAGGTCGTCAACGAGAAGGAGTTCACGCTCCGGCTCCGCCGGGGCGGGGAGGCCGTCTGGGTGGAGGTCTTCGACCAGGATCTGCGGC
- the serC gene encoding phosphoserine transaminase gives MADIVIPSDIKPADGRFGCGPSKVRPEQLSALAASGSSVLGTSHRQKPVKALVGRVRAGLSELFSLPEGYEVVLGNGGTTAFWDIAAFGLVREKSQHLHFGEFSSKFASVVAKAPWLGEPTVIKSEVGSHPEARTEEGVDVYALTHNETSTGVAMPIRRVGEDGSLVLVDATSGAGGLPVDISETDVYYFAPQKSFASDGGLWIALMSPAALARVEEIASSGRYIPEFFSLPVAVDNSSKDQTYNTPSVSTLFLLADQIEWMNGNGGLAWTTARTAESARRLYTWAEKTSYTAPFAAPEFRSNVVGTIDFADGVDAAEVAKVLRANGIVDTEPYRKLGRNQLRVAMFPAIDPDDIEALTNCIDHVVERL, from the coding sequence GTGGCTGACATCGTGATTCCCTCTGACATCAAGCCCGCCGACGGCCGTTTCGGCTGCGGGCCCTCGAAGGTGCGCCCCGAGCAGCTCTCGGCTCTCGCCGCCTCAGGATCCAGCGTGCTGGGCACCTCCCACCGCCAGAAGCCGGTCAAGGCTCTCGTCGGGCGCGTCCGCGCGGGCCTGTCGGAGCTGTTCTCGCTCCCCGAGGGGTACGAGGTCGTCCTCGGCAACGGCGGCACCACCGCGTTCTGGGACATCGCCGCCTTCGGGCTCGTCCGTGAGAAGTCGCAGCACCTGCACTTCGGCGAGTTCTCCTCGAAGTTCGCCTCCGTCGTGGCGAAGGCCCCGTGGCTGGGCGAGCCGACCGTGATCAAGTCCGAGGTCGGCAGCCACCCCGAGGCCCGCACGGAGGAGGGCGTGGACGTCTACGCGCTCACCCACAACGAGACCTCGACCGGCGTCGCGATGCCGATCAGGCGCGTGGGCGAGGACGGCTCGCTCGTCCTGGTCGACGCCACCTCCGGCGCCGGCGGCCTGCCCGTCGACATCAGCGAGACCGACGTCTACTACTTCGCCCCGCAGAAGAGCTTCGCCTCCGACGGCGGCCTGTGGATCGCCCTGATGTCCCCGGCCGCGCTCGCCCGGGTCGAGGAGATCGCCTCCAGCGGCCGCTACATCCCCGAGTTCTTCAGCCTGCCGGTGGCGGTCGACAACTCCTCCAAGGACCAGACCTACAACACCCCGTCGGTCTCCACGCTGTTCCTGCTCGCCGACCAGATCGAGTGGATGAACGGCAACGGCGGCCTGGCCTGGACCACCGCCCGCACCGCCGAGTCGGCCCGCCGGCTCTACACCTGGGCGGAGAAGACCTCCTACACCGCGCCGTTCGCCGCTCCGGAGTTCCGCTCCAACGTGGTCGGCACCATCGACTTCGCCGACGGCGTCGACGCCGCGGAGGTCGCCAAGGTCCTGCGCGCCAACGGCATCGTGGACACCGAGCCCTACCGCAAGCTCGGCCGCAACCAGCTCCGCGTCGCGATGTTCCCGGCCATCGACCCCGACGACATCGAGGCCCTGACCAACTGCATCGACCACGTCGTCGAGCGGCTCTAG